A portion of the Cryptomeria japonica chromosome 5, Sugi_1.0, whole genome shotgun sequence genome contains these proteins:
- the LOC131040718 gene encoding glycine-rich protein DOT1-like: MGGGRVAPRWLGGGQPEKEARWRLENEVARIGGGGHGGAPVVEELGGGGGAVEGTSGYRARTNGGGQGGGPVVAVGATGNNRGSWRPGLSVGAGAQCGGRGSRRPGSRRLGLSWGPGAGGLAGAWEKMPVVLYGPATW, encoded by the exons aTGGGTGGCGGCCGAGTGGCACCCCGATGGCTGGGCGGTGGTCAGCCAGAAAAAGAGGCTAG GTGGAGGCTAGAAAATGAGGTGGCCAGAATCGGCGGCGGGGGCCATGGAGGAGCTCCGGTGGTGGAGGAGCTCGGCGGGGGCGGTGGTGCAGTGGAGGGCACCAGTGGCTACAGGGCCAGAACCAATGGTGGCGGCCAGGGAGGAGGTCCAGTGGTGGCGGTGGGTGCTACAGGCAACAACCGGGGAAGCTGGAGGCCAGGGCTGAGCGTAGGGGCCGGGGCTCAGTGTGGGGGCCGGGGAAGCCGGAGGCCAGGGAGCCGAAGGCTGGGGCTGAGCTGGGGGCCAGGGGCTGGAGGACTGGCAGGGGCTTGGGAAAAAATGCCGGTGGTGCTATATGGGCCTGCAACATGgtag